One genomic window of Methanobacterium sp. includes the following:
- a CDS encoding Ig-like domain-containing protein produces MKAYFQDNTYDLTKNPNNTWSMAYTTPQIGDGVYSILLMARDMVGNTNQTPLTFTVDNTPPVINPEINPESAKPGETINITVHASPDTQNVVAIIGTQRINPTYNNGTWTTNYTIPRCHLRHPHHTNRRNRHGR; encoded by the coding sequence GTGAAAGCATACTTCCAAGACAACACCTATGACCTAACCAAAAACCCTAACAACACCTGGAGCATGGCATACACCACCCCACAAATTGGTGATGGAGTTTACTCCATCTTACTCATGGCCCGGGACATGGTGGGTAACACCAACCAAACACCACTCACATTCACAGTAGATAACACCCCACCCGTAATCAACCCTGAAATCAATCCAGAAAGTGCCAAACCTGGAGAAACAATAAATATAACCGTCCACGCATCACCAGACACACAAAATGTAGTGGCCATCATAGGCACACAAAGAATCAACCCCACATACAATAATGGAACCTGGACCACTAATTACACTATACCTAGATGCCACCTTCGACATCCACACCATACAAATAGAAGGAACAGACATGGTAGGTAA
- a CDS encoding carboxymuconolactone decarboxylase family protein: MKKRGKINNTEKMDGTNNTAINPFQLFQDEFPELAGRFNDLVDAQRSLKGMDPKTKQLVNIAIQTANRNPMGVKMHSYMAKSQGASRDEILGAVVMNLHLSGLSTVLDCLPSALEGLESVKE; the protein is encoded by the coding sequence ATGAAAAAAAGGGGTAAGATAAATAACACTGAGAAAATGGATGGAACGAATAACACCGCGATAAATCCTTTTCAACTATTTCAGGATGAATTTCCAGAATTAGCAGGACGTTTCAATGATCTGGTGGATGCCCAGCGTTCTCTTAAAGGAATGGATCCCAAAACCAAGCAACTGGTGAATATAGCCATCCAGACTGCTAACCGCAACCCAATGGGAGTTAAAATGCATTCATACATGGCTAAAAGTCAGGGTGCATCCAGAGATGAGATTTTAGGAGCAGTGGTGATGAACCTTCATCTTTCAGGACTCTCAACTGTACTGGATTGCCTTCCATCAGCATTGGAAGGTCTGGAATCAGTGAAAGAATAA
- a CDS encoding HemK2/MTQ2 family protein methyltransferase codes for MLDYKGIHYKTYPEVYEPAEDTFLLAENLQVERRHRVLEIGTGTGIVAITVSRQCRTVVATDINPHAIKCATHNIINNKTYNVELKEGDLFEPVVGEKFDLILFNTPYLPTSEDERVHDELEAAWDGGSDGREVIDRFLDELIDYLNPEGRVQLVQSSLSDIDKTLDKLEKMGLDTCVTAREKHFFEEVVVITGILRDSN; via the coding sequence ATGTTAGATTACAAGGGAATTCATTACAAGACCTATCCTGAAGTTTACGAACCTGCTGAAGATACATTTCTCCTTGCAGAAAATCTTCAGGTGGAAAGAAGGCACAGAGTGCTTGAAATAGGAACCGGGACGGGAATTGTGGCAATAACTGTTTCCAGACAATGCAGGACCGTTGTGGCAACTGATATCAACCCCCATGCCATAAAATGCGCCACCCACAATATTATCAACAACAAGACATACAATGTGGAGTTAAAGGAAGGAGACTTATTTGAACCGGTTGTTGGTGAGAAATTCGATTTAATATTATTCAATACACCATACCTCCCCACTTCAGAAGATGAAAGGGTTCATGATGAACTTGAAGCTGCATGGGATGGTGGCTCAGATGGTAGAGAAGTTATAGACCGTTTTTTGGATGAATTAATTGATTATCTTAATCCAGAGGGAAGAGTTCAGTTAGTACAGTCATCTCTATCAGATATTGATAAAACACTTGATAAACTGGAAAAAATGGGTCTGGATACATGTGTAACTGCCCGTGAAAAGCATTTCTTTGAGGAAGTGGTGGTTATAACCGGGATTCTAAGAGATTCCAATTAA
- a CDS encoding 50S ribosomal protein L21e gives MTQRSRGFRSKTRYKLKKTLRAGRSNPITKKIQTFQEDDLVHIIIDPSVHKGQPHPRFHGKTGKVAEKRGRAYIVAINDGNKAKKLIIRPEHLKIQE, from the coding sequence ATGACTCAGAGATCAAGAGGTTTTAGAAGTAAAACAAGGTACAAACTTAAAAAGACTTTAAGAGCAGGGAGAAGCAATCCCATAACCAAAAAAATACAGACATTCCAGGAAGACGATCTGGTTCACATAATAATCGACCCCAGCGTTCACAAAGGCCAACCTCACCCACGTTTCCATGGTAAAACCGGTAAAGTGGCTGAAAAAAGAGGCCGGGCATACATAGTAGCAATTAATGATGGGAATAAAGCTAAAAAACTGATTATTCGACCTGAACACCTGAAAATACAGGAGTGA
- the rsmA gene encoding 16S rRNA (adenine(1518)-N(6)/adenine(1519)-N(6))-dimethyltransferase RsmA, translated as MLAQETSQLLKKHQIRLNRRKGQNYLINDHILARIIENSHLNDSDVVLEIGAGIGTLTIPLAEKSSKVVAFEQDKKVSRVLKERLQELEISNVEVLEGDAAKMEFPYFNKVVSNLPYQISSPITFKLLNYDFDYAILMYQLEFAQRMVAQPGESNYSRLSVMMNMCTHTELLFKVPQNAFLPPPRISSAVIKLVPQKNPQADKFFTNTCRALFQHKKKKSGKALLQSFHEISSLDLDRSSIRNLIRKLDPKLTEERVFNLKGEEILTISRELKELMERYDEKKG; from the coding sequence ATGTTGGCCCAAGAAACCTCCCAGCTGTTAAAAAAGCACCAGATAAGGTTAAACCGGAGGAAAGGTCAAAATTACCTCATCAATGACCATATTTTAGCTCGAATTATTGAAAACTCCCATCTCAATGATTCAGATGTGGTGCTGGAGATTGGAGCAGGTATCGGTACATTAACCATCCCCCTGGCTGAAAAATCTTCTAAAGTAGTTGCTTTTGAGCAGGATAAGAAAGTTTCCCGGGTTCTCAAGGAAAGGCTGCAAGAACTAGAAATATCCAATGTGGAAGTTCTGGAGGGCGATGCTGCCAAAATGGAGTTCCCTTATTTTAACAAAGTAGTATCCAACTTACCCTACCAAATATCATCCCCCATAACCTTCAAACTCCTTAACTACGACTTTGATTACGCTATTTTAATGTATCAACTGGAATTCGCCCAGAGAATGGTAGCCCAACCTGGTGAATCTAATTATTCCCGTCTGTCGGTGATGATGAACATGTGCACACACACAGAACTTCTTTTTAAGGTTCCCCAGAATGCTTTCCTACCTCCACCCCGAATTTCCTCGGCAGTAATCAAGTTAGTACCCCAAAAGAACCCCCAGGCTGATAAATTCTTCACTAATACCTGTCGGGCATTATTTCAGCATAAAAAGAAGAAATCAGGAAAGGCCTTGCTTCAATCTTTCCATGAAATATCCAGCTTAGACTTGGACCGAAGCAGTATCAGGAATCTCATCCGTAAACTGGACCCCAAACTCACTGAAGAAAGGGTTTTTAACTTGAAAGGTGAAGAAATTTTAACAATTTCCAGAGAACTTAAAGAGTTAATGGAGAGGTATGATGAAAAAAAGGGGTAA
- a CDS encoding RNA polymerase Rpb4 family protein → MIGKKVLETDPIPLVKVKPLLEEREAVHELSYEQNLALDHVTKFSKISVEDAEKLVDELEEIIKKTQAIKIADVMPEDMDDMRLIFAKERGSHKKEELENILKIVNKYREKD, encoded by the coding sequence ATGATTGGGAAAAAAGTCCTTGAAACCGATCCAATACCCCTGGTTAAAGTCAAGCCACTCTTAGAAGAACGAGAAGCAGTTCATGAGTTAAGTTATGAACAGAATCTGGCCCTGGATCACGTCACCAAATTCTCTAAAATATCAGTAGAAGATGCAGAGAAGCTGGTAGATGAACTGGAAGAAATTATCAAAAAGACCCAGGCCATTAAGATAGCAGATGTCATGCCCGAAGATATGGATGACATGCGATTGATTTTCGCCAAGGAAAGGGGATCCCATAAAAAGGAAGAACTTGAGAATATACTGAAAATTGTGAACAAATACCGGGAAAAAGACTAA
- a CDS encoding DUF655 domain-containing protein, whose amino-acid sequence MEDYAIILDYLPLGYVREGSNSYKRKPVAQAIGTEEFTLLELTPKENVNLDIHEKVYIGAGKREKIARVNRRLPFNKMTSTAKIEVNYVIEEIIKEKEDKFVQFFNEAGPISTRLHQIELLPGIGKKHMWDILQARKEAPFQDFVDVKKRVPMLSDPVKLVAKRIHLELEAAEDRKGKKKYILFTRPPKRKF is encoded by the coding sequence ATGGAGGATTATGCTATTATTTTAGACTATCTACCTCTGGGTTATGTTAGAGAGGGATCAAACTCCTATAAACGTAAACCTGTGGCTCAGGCAATTGGTACAGAAGAATTCACCCTGTTAGAGTTAACACCAAAGGAAAATGTAAACTTGGATATTCATGAAAAGGTTTACATTGGAGCCGGGAAAAGAGAGAAAATTGCCCGGGTTAACCGTAGATTACCCTTTAACAAAATGACTTCAACTGCTAAAATAGAGGTAAATTACGTCATTGAAGAAATTATAAAAGAAAAGGAAGATAAATTTGTCCAATTCTTCAATGAAGCAGGCCCCATTTCCACCCGCCTGCACCAGATTGAACTTCTACCCGGTATCGGTAAAAAGCACATGTGGGATATTCTACAGGCACGGAAGGAAGCCCCTTTCCAGGACTTTGTCGATGTGAAAAAACGAGTTCCCATGCTATCTGACCCTGTGAAACTCGTTGCCAAAAGAATTCACCTGGAACTGGAAGCAGCTGAAGACAGGAAAGGTAAAAAGAAATACATCTTATTCACCCGACCTCCAAAACGCAAATTTTAA
- a CDS encoding tRNA pseudouridine(54/55) synthase Pus10 has protein sequence MKNIKEQAQKIIKISHGNICNRCLGRNFYPQVSGNDNQERGAYLKDVLSEDEEMPEKSEACYVCGDIFLDLENILEKIINTIHNSQVEFTTFLVGCRLPDEILEKEKYIQEKTGFNGDIIKKEINRELGKELELRLEREVDFDNPNLVIMMDFTSNQVELQINPLFIEGRYRKLIRGIPQTRWPCRKCRGKGCKICDFTGKMYPESVEELMAEKVLKATRGVESKFHGAGREDIDVRMLGRGRPFVLEIKEPKLRDLNLEDLTAEINQHCTGKVEVLDLKSVNKDRRSGIKASSTETYKIYRALVELDQETDAEKLNVLNSLNIIKQRTPIRVSHRRADKIRTREVKEIQVKLLDSNHLELVVNCEGGLYIKELISGDEDRTQPSVTSILGITAKCIELDVLEVNI, from the coding sequence ATGAAAAATATTAAAGAACAGGCCCAGAAAATAATCAAAATCAGCCATGGGAACATTTGCAACCGTTGTCTGGGTAGGAATTTTTATCCACAAGTTTCAGGTAATGATAATCAGGAACGAGGTGCTTATCTGAAAGATGTCCTGAGCGAAGACGAGGAAATGCCTGAAAAGAGTGAAGCTTGCTATGTATGTGGAGATATTTTTCTGGATCTGGAAAATATCCTGGAAAAAATAATCAACACCATCCATAATTCCCAGGTTGAATTTACAACATTCCTGGTGGGTTGTCGTCTGCCAGATGAAATCCTGGAGAAAGAGAAATATATCCAGGAAAAAACTGGATTTAATGGCGATATCATAAAAAAAGAGATTAACAGGGAGTTGGGTAAAGAATTAGAACTTCGTCTGGAGAGAGAAGTGGATTTTGATAACCCAAATCTGGTGATTATGATGGATTTCACCAGCAACCAAGTAGAACTTCAGATAAATCCACTGTTCATTGAAGGAAGATACCGAAAACTCATACGAGGTATTCCTCAGACCAGATGGCCTTGCCGAAAATGCAGGGGAAAAGGATGCAAAATATGTGATTTCACCGGGAAAATGTACCCCGAATCCGTTGAAGAACTAATGGCAGAAAAGGTTTTAAAGGCAACAAGAGGCGTTGAATCTAAATTTCATGGTGCAGGTAGGGAAGACATTGATGTGAGGATGCTGGGGAGAGGAAGGCCATTTGTACTGGAGATAAAGGAGCCTAAACTGCGTGATTTGAACTTGGAAGATTTAACTGCTGAAATAAACCAACACTGCACTGGCAAAGTGGAAGTTCTTGACTTAAAATCAGTGAATAAAGATCGAAGAAGCGGTATTAAAGCATCTTCCACAGAAACCTATAAAATCTACCGTGCACTGGTAGAACTGGATCAGGAGACGGATGCGGAGAAATTAAATGTCTTAAATTCTCTTAACATAATCAAACAACGTACTCCCATTCGGGTTTCCCACCGGAGAGCAGATAAGATCCGTACCAGAGAAGTGAAGGAGATTCAAGTTAAACTGCTGGATTCCAACCATCTGGAATTGGTTGTGAATTGTGAAGGCGGATTATATATCAAAGAACTCATATCAGGAGATGAAGATAGAACCCAGCCCAGTGTGACTTCCATTCTGGGCATAACTGCCAAGTGTATAGAGTTAGATGTGTTGGAAGTTAACATTTAA
- a CDS encoding Ig-like domain-containing protein — MVDKKLFYLILGFTFLSTICISSTAFAVELEKNYTNNSDFDNGTLINLEYNSTQDQLQLSNKSQSLFSFIWVPNSNEGTVSKIDTVTGQEVGRYHTGPYNYGNPSRTTVDLEGNCWLGNRQTGTAVKIGILENGGFIDRNHDGIIETSGDLNGDGVITDSEILPWGQDECVLWEVILIPGREGTYTPGEYTGSYVNDNNYPGPRGVAVDSQNNVWLGCYGTGKYYYVNGTTGQILKMVDVSSVSHTPYGAIIDQNGILWSSGAGGNNILRLDPSNNTFTRINIGHFAYGLGLDKNNHLFVAGWDSSRFTRINILTGTIEWTKPCPYQSRGVAVTDDDDVWIVNSAAGTLTRYSNNGDFKATIAIGNTPTGVSTDRNGNLWVVDYGDEYIHRVDPLINKVDLSKALPGTRHYGYSDMTGTVSQSITTKKGTWTVTHDSEIPDTPWGPINWNSYEPNGTKITVRVKSSNDGINWSPWETVTNNTPLQNTPPGRYLMVETTLQRFQGNISPILYDLTVKALVADVSIEIIGDNSVIAGKMQILQVNIRNHGPQTSNNNIFIADIPLKNPEYSQDNGATWNNWTGTLNLGNLDKNDFKTFLIRGLMPCWANGTLQFTGRISSDTKDINSTNNIYHHFTIADTECELSVGVTDYPDPATPGEQLTYQVTVQNSGPSTASGVYLTGTFPLQNPEYSLDGGSNWNLWTGSMDLGTMQSHTSKSALFRGLIPSSAIGILNCTVQVGSSTTDTNQTNNIGNQSTILKSVSNLSVILNEIPEAVAGNIIATTITVSNDGPSDAHNVIVSFESILESLEQLINGNWLPLVGLLCLGTIPAGENRSVQVRGTIPSSLEGALNIVVRVNGTNSTDTSVLLISNSTQFQVNIETPASAQAGDDLTFKVNVRNPGTSTPEKVILTGTLPLINPQFSLDNGVTWNPWRGMVELGQIGVNDSVQIIFQGKIPSSLNGTMNLNTSILIPGRDPQKLTGIPIGLEKIADLKITLTINNPHPHLEEDFQVKIRVENLGPGDSSQARAEYELPPGMEIIGNRIYDRQGNVWILGDIPRGGIVTLILKARSHSLNILQPVAVAYGMEYDPDLFNNRASSSLLAYLVPSIYLTPQVNAASSSNVRSQGGNPKTVPMQETGVPFNFTSFLILVVFMGVSLRNNRYARNKKLFIITTLFLALAASGAAFADTPPDTADIIPETVKSGDVILIEANPAPSTTKVKVYIQDETYDMVKESDNIWRYKYVTPQAADGNYPALITAWNTSGGQKQFQLNYTIDNTPPLMESTINTSQARSGDKITIKVESDPDTVITQALFRGETLNLAKQIDGTWNLEYTIPESTPDGLYTLIITGQDNLGNAATNNLFLTIDNTPTTSPRLSTLTGKVTPDISRSGGQIIVEAFSGPETTTLDAVIIGTTHHLIKQADGTWKLIYTLPDAPDRTYPILFIATDNKGTQKNTTLFLIIDNTPPQLDATLTPELVRTGNIITINATTSSDAEKVTASILGETLKLKKQSTNSWMLRYAVPQATDGSHNINIIATDKAGNQAQTTLTFTVDNTPPTLNPTINQTLVRSGDKITIATTADNDTQSVKVYIQDNTYDLTKNQNGTWNLEYTTPQIGDGVYSILLIARDMVGNTNQTPLTFTVDNTPPVINPKINPESAKPGENITITVNTSPDTQNVAAIIGTQRINLILTNGTWTTNYTIPLDATFDIHTIQIEGTDTVGNIGKNTASYEVLDPNPTPSWLEDLITPDTPEPQYPNIYTNNPGTGNTGGSNSPGSGTIGGNDQLYRDQMYIRDTLSYTPTTDPNTNTTTTPPKMSGWNIDTKIIPEILITAAILATSAIAARFLNGEVLELKNSFEKWAVKHLGNKVPSTKSIVLYVISIGIFALDPGLVDGILLFVGMFGFFFNFIAAIMYSGAMEIFGYILMAFAIIKLVKKYWGLDVVQMASDKLGKLKEIFTNEFGPIFDHLKEMFGLK, encoded by the coding sequence ATGGTGGATAAAAAATTATTCTATCTAATTTTGGGTTTTACCTTCCTATCAACCATTTGCATCTCCTCAACAGCTTTCGCAGTAGAATTAGAAAAAAATTACACTAACAACTCTGATTTTGATAATGGCACCCTAATAAACTTAGAATACAATAGTACTCAAGACCAGTTGCAGCTTTCCAACAAATCACAGTCCTTATTTTCATTTATATGGGTTCCTAACAGTAACGAAGGCACAGTATCTAAAATAGATACTGTAACTGGACAGGAAGTGGGCCGTTACCACACCGGCCCTTATAATTATGGTAACCCCTCCCGAACCACCGTGGACCTTGAGGGTAATTGCTGGTTGGGAAACCGGCAAACAGGTACTGCAGTGAAAATTGGAATTCTAGAAAACGGAGGATTCATAGACCGCAACCATGATGGAATAATCGAAACATCCGGTGATCTTAATGGAGATGGAGTGATAACTGATAGTGAAATTCTCCCATGGGGTCAAGACGAATGCGTGCTCTGGGAGGTGATACTTATACCGGGCCGTGAGGGCACTTACACCCCTGGAGAGTACACAGGATCCTACGTTAATGACAACAACTATCCTGGACCAAGAGGAGTGGCAGTAGATTCCCAAAACAATGTTTGGTTAGGTTGCTATGGAACTGGCAAATATTACTATGTTAATGGTACCACCGGGCAGATCCTTAAAATGGTTGATGTCTCATCAGTAAGTCACACCCCCTACGGAGCAATCATAGATCAAAATGGAATATTATGGTCGTCTGGCGCAGGAGGCAATAATATTCTCCGCCTGGATCCGTCCAACAATACCTTCACCCGCATAAACATTGGACATTTTGCTTACGGACTGGGCCTGGATAAAAATAATCATCTTTTTGTGGCAGGTTGGGATTCCTCACGATTCACTCGAATAAACATCCTCACAGGTACCATTGAATGGACAAAACCGTGCCCTTATCAGTCTCGAGGAGTAGCCGTCACTGATGATGACGATGTGTGGATTGTGAACTCAGCAGCTGGCACATTAACCCGTTACTCCAATAATGGAGATTTCAAAGCAACCATAGCCATTGGTAACACCCCCACAGGCGTTTCTACCGATAGAAATGGTAATTTATGGGTCGTTGACTACGGCGATGAGTACATCCATCGCGTCGACCCCCTCATCAACAAAGTAGATCTCAGCAAAGCACTCCCTGGAACCCGTCATTACGGTTACAGCGACATGACAGGAACAGTGTCCCAAAGCATCACCACCAAAAAAGGCACTTGGACCGTGACCCATGACTCTGAAATTCCAGACACTCCCTGGGGCCCCATAAACTGGAATAGCTATGAACCTAACGGCACCAAAATCACCGTACGGGTGAAAAGTTCCAACGACGGGATAAACTGGTCACCCTGGGAAACTGTTACCAACAACACCCCCCTTCAGAATACCCCACCTGGCAGATATTTAATGGTTGAAACCACCCTGCAAAGATTTCAGGGTAACATATCACCCATCCTTTATGATCTCACTGTCAAAGCACTGGTGGCTGATGTCTCAATAGAGATTATCGGGGATAATTCGGTTATTGCTGGCAAAATGCAAATACTTCAGGTGAACATCCGAAATCATGGCCCTCAAACATCCAACAACAACATATTCATTGCAGATATACCACTGAAAAACCCGGAATACTCTCAAGATAACGGGGCAACCTGGAATAACTGGACTGGGACTTTGAACCTGGGAAACCTGGATAAAAATGATTTTAAAACTTTCTTAATAAGGGGTTTAATGCCTTGCTGGGCCAACGGCACATTACAATTCACTGGAAGGATCTCTTCAGATACCAAAGATATTAACTCTACCAATAACATTTATCATCACTTCACAATTGCAGACACAGAGTGTGAACTTTCTGTGGGTGTAACTGATTATCCAGACCCAGCCACTCCCGGGGAACAACTCACCTATCAGGTGACAGTTCAAAATAGTGGCCCTTCCACCGCCAGCGGAGTTTATTTAACTGGCACTTTTCCTTTACAAAATCCAGAATATTCATTAGATGGGGGTAGTAACTGGAACTTGTGGACCGGATCAATGGATTTAGGAACAATGCAATCCCACACTTCAAAATCCGCACTGTTCCGAGGGTTGATACCATCCTCTGCCATAGGAATCTTAAATTGTACAGTTCAGGTGGGAAGTAGCACTACCGACACCAACCAGACTAATAACATCGGCAACCAGTCCACCATCCTTAAAAGTGTTTCAAACCTCTCTGTTATCCTGAATGAAATCCCTGAAGCTGTGGCTGGCAATATAATCGCCACCACCATAACTGTATCCAACGATGGACCCTCAGACGCACATAATGTTATAGTATCCTTTGAATCAATCTTGGAATCATTGGAACAGTTAATCAACGGTAATTGGTTGCCTTTGGTAGGTTTATTATGTTTAGGAACCATTCCAGCAGGAGAAAATCGAAGTGTTCAGGTGAGAGGAACCATACCTTCCTCCCTTGAAGGGGCCTTGAACATCGTGGTCCGGGTAAACGGGACTAACTCAACTGATACCAGTGTTCTTTTAATAAGTAACTCCACACAGTTCCAGGTGAATATAGAAACACCTGCCAGTGCCCAGGCAGGGGATGATTTAACATTTAAAGTAAATGTTAGAAATCCCGGAACTTCTACCCCTGAGAAGGTAATTCTCACTGGAACCCTCCCCCTAATTAACCCTCAGTTTTCCCTGGATAATGGAGTAACCTGGAATCCGTGGAGGGGAATGGTAGAACTGGGCCAGATAGGTGTCAATGATTCTGTACAAATCATTTTCCAGGGAAAAATACCATCATCCCTTAATGGCACCATGAATCTAAACACATCCATACTAATACCCGGTAGAGATCCTCAGAAACTCACCGGCATTCCGATTGGTCTGGAGAAAATTGCTGACCTTAAGATCACCCTCACCATCAACAACCCTCATCCTCATCTGGAGGAGGATTTCCAGGTTAAAATCAGGGTGGAAAACCTGGGTCCCGGTGACAGCAGCCAGGCCCGGGCGGAATATGAACTTCCACCAGGCATGGAGATAATTGGAAACCGCATCTATGACAGACAGGGAAATGTGTGGATTCTGGGAGACATACCCCGCGGAGGCATAGTCACCTTGATTTTAAAGGCACGTTCACATAGTTTAAACATTTTACAACCTGTGGCTGTGGCTTATGGTATGGAATATGATCCAGACCTCTTTAACAATCGAGCCTCCTCTTCCCTTCTAGCTTATTTAGTACCATCAATTTACCTCACACCCCAGGTTAATGCAGCCAGTTCCTCCAATGTAAGGAGTCAGGGAGGCAATCCTAAGACCGTTCCTATGCAGGAAACAGGAGTACCCTTTAATTTCACCAGTTTTCTGATTCTTGTGGTTTTTATGGGTGTTTCGCTCCGTAATAACCGGTACGCAAGGAACAAAAAGTTATTTATCATTACCACATTATTTTTGGCCCTGGCAGCATCAGGCGCTGCTTTTGCAGATACACCACCAGATACAGCAGATATAATCCCGGAAACGGTTAAATCAGGGGATGTGATCCTAATTGAAGCCAATCCTGCCCCATCCACCACTAAAGTAAAAGTCTACATCCAGGATGAGACTTACGATATGGTTAAAGAATCTGACAACATCTGGAGATATAAATATGTAACCCCCCAGGCGGCTGATGGTAATTATCCCGCCCTAATCACTGCCTGGAACACCTCTGGAGGTCAAAAACAGTTCCAACTTAACTACACAATTGATAACACTCCACCACTAATGGAATCCACCATCAACACCAGCCAGGCCAGATCCGGAGATAAAATCACCATTAAAGTAGAATCAGACCCAGATACAGTCATCACCCAGGCATTATTCAGAGGGGAAACTTTGAACCTAGCAAAACAAATTGATGGAACCTGGAACCTGGAATACACTATACCAGAATCCACACCAGATGGTTTATACACCCTTATAATCACAGGACAGGATAATCTAGGTAACGCAGCCACTAATAACCTCTTCTTAACCATTGATAACACCCCTACCACCTCTCCCCGCCTATCCACCTTAACTGGTAAAGTCACCCCAGACATCAGCAGATCCGGAGGCCAAATCATCGTAGAAGCTTTCAGTGGGCCAGAGACCACCACCCTGGATGCGGTGATAATAGGAACAACCCATCATCTCATCAAACAGGCAGATGGCACCTGGAAACTCATCTACACATTACCAGATGCCCCTGACCGGACCTATCCAATACTGTTCATCGCCACTGATAACAAAGGCACACAGAAAAACACCACACTTTTCCTCATCATTGATAACACACCACCACAATTAGATGCCACTTTAACACCGGAACTGGTACGTACTGGTAACATAATCACCATAAACGCCACCACCAGTTCTGATGCAGAGAAAGTCACCGCATCTATATTGGGGGAAACACTGAAACTTAAAAAACAATCCACCAATTCGTGGATGCTCAGATACGCAGTACCCCAAGCAACAGACGGATCACACAACATCAACATAATCGCCACAGACAAAGCAGGCAACCAGGCACAAACCACCCTCACCTTCACAGTAGACAACACCCCACCCACACTAAACCCCACCATAAACCAGACGCTGGTCAGATCAGGTGACAAGATCACCATAGCCACCACAGCAGACAACGACACCCAATCTGTGAAAGTATACATTCAGGATAATACCTACGACCTAACCAAAAACCAGAACGGCACCTGGAACCTGGAATACACCACACCCCAAATTGGTGACGGAGTCTACTCCATCCTACTCATTGCCCGAGACATGGTGGGTAACACCAACCAAACACCACTCACCTTCACAGTGGACAACACACCCCCTGTTATCAACCCAAAAATCAATCCAGAAAGTGCAAAACCGGGAGAAAACATCACCATAACCGTAAACACCTCCCCAGACACGCAAAACGTGGCGGCCATCATAGGCACACAAAGAATCAACCTCATCCTCACAAACGGAACTTGGACCACCAACTACACCATACCACTAGATGCCACCTTCGACATACACACCATACAAATAGAAGGAACAGACACCGTTGGGAACATTGGCAAAAACACAGCCAGTTATGAAGTTTTGGATCCTAACCCCACACCCTCCTGGCTTGAAGATCTGATAACCCCAGACACACCCGAACCCCAATATCCAAATATTTACACAAACAATCCCGGAACTGGAAACACAGGAGGATCTAACAGCCCGGGATCCGGAACCATAGGAGGCAACGACCAACTCTACAGAGACCAAATGTACATCCGAGACACATTAAGTTACACACCCACCACCGACCCAAACACCAACACAACAACAACCCCACCCAAAATGTCAGGATGGAACATAGACACAAAGATAATCCCTGAAATATTAATAACAGCAGCAATTCTTGCAACATCCGCCATTGCTGCAAGATTTTTAAATGGAGAAGTGTTAGAGTTAAAAAACAGCTTTGAAAAATGGGCTGTGAAACATCTAGGAAATAAAGTACCAAGTACAAAATCAATTGTTTTATATGTAATTTCTATAGGCATTTTTGCGTTAGATCCAGGGCTTGTAGATGGAATTTTGCTGTTTGTTGGAATGTTTGGGTTTTTCTTTAATTTCATTGCAGCAATAATGTATAGCGGAGCAATGGAGATTTTTGGCTACATTCTAATGGCATTCGCTATCATTAAATTAGTCAAAAAATATTGGGGGCTTGATGTTGTACAAATGGCAAGTGATAAACTAGGTAAATTAAAGGAAATATTTACAAATGAATTTGGCCCAATATTCGACCATCTAAAAGAAATGTTTGGATTAAAATAG